From Falco cherrug isolate bFalChe1 chromosome 4, bFalChe1.pri, whole genome shotgun sequence, one genomic window encodes:
- the LOC129736022 gene encoding E3 ubiquitin-protein ligase RBBP6-like, whose product MSCVHYKFSSRLNSDVVTFHGPHISLRDLRHQIMGRERLKATHCDLQVTNAQTMEEYTDDNALIPRHSSVTVRRVPVRGVKATGKTDLGSQTEPASRTSKEVCKNTS is encoded by the exons ATGTCGTGTGTCCACTACAagttctcctccaggctgaactccGATGTGGTCACCTTTCACGGCCCCCACATCTCCCTGCGCGACCTCAGGCACCAGATCATGGGCCGCGAGAGGCTGAAGGCAACCCACTGCGACCTGCAGGTCACCAACGCCCAGACCATGGAAG aatacaCAGATGACAATGCCCTGATTCCAAGGCACTCATCGGTAACTGTTAGGAGAGTCCCTGTTAGAGGAGTTAAAGCTACCGGCAAGACAGACCTTGG aagTCAAACTGAGCCAGCGAGTAGAACATCAAAAGAGGtatgtaaaaacacaagctga